One genomic window of Sphingomonas hankookensis includes the following:
- a CDS encoding DegT/DnrJ/EryC1/StrS family aminotransferase — MEFIDLKAQYRALKPAIDARIAAVLDHGRYIMGPEIGELEERLAAYVDVPHCISVASGTEALLIALMALGVGPGDEVITTPFTFAATAEVIALVGATPVFVDIDIADCNIDATLIEAAITPATKAIMPVSLYGQCADMDAINAIALRHGLTVIEDAAQSFGATYKGRRSCGVSTIGCTSFFPSKPLGCYGDGGAIFTTDAGLAQAMREIRVHGQSKRYQHDRVGVGGRLDTLQAAILLAKLDTFEEEVEARTTIGDRYLSMLADVPGVRTIRVAKDRTSVWGQFTVLVEDREAVVASLKADGVPTAVHYPIPLHRQRAYVDNCRIVGSLGNSDQAASKVLSIPMHPFMDDAVQAGIVAEMAKCTS; from the coding sequence ATCGAGTTCATCGACCTGAAGGCGCAATATCGTGCACTGAAACCGGCAATCGATGCGCGGATCGCCGCAGTGCTGGATCATGGCCGCTACATCATGGGGCCGGAGATCGGTGAACTTGAGGAGCGTTTGGCAGCCTATGTCGACGTGCCACATTGCATCAGTGTCGCGTCGGGAACCGAAGCGCTCCTGATCGCGCTGATGGCACTCGGCGTCGGTCCAGGCGACGAGGTGATCACGACGCCGTTCACCTTCGCTGCCACGGCGGAAGTGATCGCATTGGTCGGGGCAACGCCGGTGTTCGTCGACATCGACATCGCCGACTGCAACATCGATGCGACGTTGATCGAGGCGGCGATTACGCCTGCGACAAAGGCGATCATGCCGGTATCACTCTACGGCCAATGCGCCGACATGGACGCGATCAATGCTATTGCCCTGCGTCATGGGCTGACGGTGATTGAGGATGCGGCACAGAGCTTTGGGGCGACCTACAAGGGCCGCCGTAGCTGCGGCGTGTCGACAATCGGCTGCACCAGTTTTTTCCCCAGCAAGCCGCTTGGCTGTTACGGAGACGGTGGGGCGATCTTTACGACCGATGCCGGTCTGGCGCAGGCAATGCGCGAAATCCGTGTCCACGGCCAATCCAAGCGCTACCAGCACGATCGGGTAGGCGTCGGCGGTCGGCTCGATACATTGCAGGCAGCCATCCTGCTTGCCAAGCTCGACACCTTCGAAGAGGAAGTAGAAGCACGGACCACGATCGGTGATCGGTATCTATCGATGCTGGCCGACGTTCCCGGCGTCCGGACGATCCGAGTGGCGAAGGACCGTACGTCGGTGTGGGGGCAGTTCACGGTGCTGGTAGAGGATCGCGAAGCGGTAGTCGCCTCTCTCAAGGCGGATGGCGTTCCGACAGCGGTGCATTATCCGATCCCGCTGCACCGGCAGCGGGCGTATGTCGATAATTGCCGGATCGTCGGCTCGCTCGGCAATAGCGACCAGGCGGCGTCGAAGGTGCTTAGCATTCCGATGCATCCCTTCATGGATGATGCGGTGCAAGCCGGTATCGTGGCCGAGATGGCGAAATGCACGTCCTGA
- a CDS encoding glycosyltransferase: MHVLILPSWYPRYDGDAEGSFFRDQAQALADSGLTVGVVFADLRGPRRYFRWGRQSGISVRQDESINEVRSHGFNWFSRDAARYEKLWLRHAEKAFATYVDRFGMPDILHVHSMEPAGSFAVRIADRCGMPFVITEHSTFFLHSEPSATHRQKIGILAAQSSCNIAVSPMFSARLTNLTHCDWQYVPNIVSERFLSAPTVTHDKEPFRLVSVALLSKHKRMDVVIDAVAALRNRGRNVALTIIGDGSERARLERMVGDLVLTEVVEFAGRVALADMPKAMGTGDLLVSASDFETFGVTLIEGMALGMPVVATRSGGPDSIVTSDVGTLVPLGDPIALADAVAAIMDNIERYRPADIRTHCDARFSPRTVCRSLTTIYAEAIANARR, translated from the coding sequence ATGCACGTCCTGATCCTGCCGAGTTGGTATCCACGATATGACGGCGATGCGGAGGGAAGTTTCTTTCGTGACCAAGCTCAGGCGCTGGCCGATTCCGGTTTGACGGTCGGCGTGGTCTTTGCGGATCTACGGGGACCACGTCGCTATTTTCGCTGGGGTCGGCAATCGGGTATTTCCGTCCGGCAGGACGAGTCGATCAACGAGGTCCGATCGCACGGGTTTAACTGGTTCTCGCGGGATGCCGCGCGGTACGAGAAACTGTGGCTGCGCCATGCGGAAAAGGCGTTCGCGACCTACGTCGACCGTTTCGGCATGCCCGATATCCTCCATGTGCACAGCATGGAGCCGGCGGGGTCGTTCGCCGTCCGCATCGCTGACCGATGTGGCATGCCTTTCGTCATCACCGAACATTCCACTTTCTTCCTGCATAGTGAGCCTTCGGCCACACATCGCCAGAAGATAGGGATTCTTGCGGCTCAAAGTTCGTGTAACATTGCCGTATCGCCAATGTTTTCCGCAAGGCTGACCAATCTTACCCACTGCGATTGGCAATACGTTCCTAATATCGTATCGGAGCGCTTTCTTTCTGCGCCTACTGTCACTCATGACAAAGAGCCTTTTCGGCTTGTGTCCGTTGCGCTGCTGTCAAAGCACAAGCGTATGGACGTCGTCATCGATGCCGTCGCTGCGTTGCGGAACCGCGGACGAAATGTCGCACTGACGATTATCGGGGACGGTAGCGAGCGCGCACGCCTTGAAAGAATGGTGGGCGACTTGGTCCTGACGGAAGTCGTTGAGTTTGCTGGTCGAGTGGCATTGGCAGACATGCCCAAGGCGATGGGGACAGGGGACCTGCTGGTATCCGCCAGCGATTTCGAGACCTTCGGCGTCACGCTGATCGAAGGCATGGCGCTGGGCATGCCGGTCGTGGCAACCCGGTCGGGCGGGCCGGACAGCATCGTAACCTCGGACGTCGGCACGCTTGTGCCCCTTGGAGATCCGATCGCGCTCGCCGATGCGGTTGCGGCGATCATGGACAACATCGAACGTTACAGGCCGGCGGACATCCGCACCCATTGTGACGCGCGCTTTTCGCCCCGAACCGTGTGCCGCTCGCTGACGACGATCTACGCCGAGGCGATCGCCAATGCTCGACGGTAA
- a CDS encoding lipopolysaccharide biosynthesis protein, which yields MIVAIGPLGAALSSMVLTVLMSWNFAPAVLGALAILELVALFFVMICTLGLDQAYVREYATARDRQALFAAAVTIPVVVGAAVALAFSFALPRLGVRILSEAGSAGIVLAGIYAFAALLIRMLSVTLRMSGSPVIFSTLQVAQRGATVVILAAVLLVSKDGGPKTAIACYVAGALVSVALHLAACRAEVRHAARHFVDTALFRSLLRYGFPVVFAAALYVLLSSADRLSLAFFGTSTELGRYAVALSIAGAVNIFTSIFSVIWAPMIYRNEELARDEKIIRPYLETVTCLTFISGGAVAAVAWFLPMIFPRDYAEVAFFVPACMALPLLYVLAEAFGIGIGVSRRMVFAAGASGISAAVALVVCGLLVPGYGARGASFGVLVGAYCFLILRTELGAVLWYRLPSRSMYLVAGLYFVGCIGSLFEGDRLGSFYPLCWIGFVLACGLMFHRRIAAGVTMLRLRLG from the coding sequence GTGATCGTCGCGATCGGGCCGCTGGGGGCTGCGCTGTCCAGCATGGTGCTGACCGTATTGATGTCGTGGAACTTCGCGCCTGCCGTGCTGGGGGCGCTGGCGATCCTCGAACTCGTTGCGCTGTTCTTCGTGATGATCTGCACGCTCGGACTGGATCAGGCCTATGTGCGCGAATATGCCACGGCCCGCGACCGGCAGGCGCTGTTCGCCGCTGCAGTGACTATTCCGGTCGTCGTCGGGGCGGCGGTCGCCCTCGCCTTCTCCTTCGCGCTGCCCCGTCTGGGCGTCAGAATATTGTCTGAGGCGGGAAGCGCCGGGATCGTCCTCGCCGGCATCTATGCGTTCGCCGCACTGCTTATCCGCATGCTGTCGGTCACCCTGCGGATGAGCGGATCGCCTGTGATTTTTTCCACGTTGCAGGTCGCGCAACGGGGGGCAACGGTGGTGATCCTCGCTGCCGTCCTTCTCGTATCAAAGGATGGCGGACCGAAGACGGCGATCGCCTGCTATGTCGCTGGGGCGCTGGTTTCGGTGGCGCTGCACCTCGCGGCGTGCCGTGCCGAGGTCCGCCACGCCGCGCGCCACTTCGTCGATACTGCACTCTTCCGCTCCCTCCTGCGCTATGGCTTCCCGGTCGTCTTTGCGGCGGCGCTGTACGTGCTGCTTTCGTCCGCCGACCGCCTGTCGCTGGCCTTCTTCGGCACCAGCACCGAACTCGGCCGATACGCCGTGGCACTGAGCATCGCGGGCGCCGTGAACATCTTCACGTCCATCTTCTCCGTGATCTGGGCACCGATGATCTACCGCAACGAAGAGCTCGCACGTGACGAGAAGATCATCCGCCCGTATCTGGAGACGGTGACGTGCCTGACGTTCATCAGCGGCGGTGCGGTCGCGGCAGTTGCATGGTTCCTCCCGATGATTTTCCCGAGGGATTATGCCGAAGTAGCGTTCTTCGTCCCTGCGTGCATGGCACTGCCCCTGCTCTATGTCCTGGCCGAGGCATTCGGGATCGGGATCGGGGTGTCGCGGCGAATGGTGTTCGCTGCGGGGGCGAGCGGGATCAGCGCCGCAGTGGCGCTCGTCGTCTGCGGGCTGCTCGTGCCCGGCTACGGCGCGCGCGGCGCATCGTTCGGTGTTCTGGTCGGCGCTTATTGTTTCCTGATCCTGCGTACCGAACTCGGGGCCGTCCTGTGGTATCGGCTACCGAGCCGGTCGATGTATCTGGTCGCGGGGCTGTACTTCGTGGGCTGCATCGGGTCGCTGTTCGAGGGAGATCGGCTCGGAAGCTTCTACCCCTTGTGCTGGATCGGCTTCGTGCTGGCCTGCGGACTGATGTTTCACCGGCGGATCGCAGCCGGGGTGACGATGCTGCGCCTGCGGCTCGGATAG
- a CDS encoding O-antigen ligase family protein, giving the protein MPRLMTYLFCATIVATLAGGIGGSFQPARMLLPAAALVALVTSSVGANARIIARAWTMSTIMILFGAVSLFWTADVAGGIGLVLAITVGALSFYVVARADLSPQGVEKIIWAWAFAAALSVPIAAYEIVTGNHFAFSLDNREIGGNLGQFPFASIFFGNYNDYSTWLCLAFPITLAAFINARTTPARLFAISVSVSIVGIIFVNTSRAALAYIAVIGIMYMAVSKKLRTYVAGVVALLIPYIIIRYQEQVFRIYDFAVLRFEMVGSADESYIQRSGLVDAGYNALRDSFGFGIGVGGFDEYIIDYYPYLIPNPHNILLEISVNFGVIALIGFVAFFVHLALVGWKRRSLPVQYRLVLVSGAASLPVIGIISSQAIGYIYWWIWFATLTAMAAVRTDPSMDPPLHAVRRLDI; this is encoded by the coding sequence ATGCCCAGGCTCATGACATATCTCTTCTGTGCGACGATCGTCGCGACGCTGGCCGGCGGCATCGGCGGCTCGTTCCAGCCAGCGCGCATGTTGCTGCCAGCAGCGGCGTTGGTTGCACTCGTCACGTCAAGCGTGGGAGCCAACGCGCGGATCATTGCCCGGGCGTGGACCATGTCTACGATCATGATCCTGTTCGGTGCCGTGTCGTTGTTCTGGACCGCCGACGTGGCGGGCGGCATCGGCTTGGTGCTCGCGATTACGGTCGGCGCGCTCTCCTTCTACGTCGTGGCGCGCGCCGACCTCAGCCCGCAAGGTGTCGAGAAGATAATATGGGCATGGGCGTTCGCCGCAGCGCTCTCCGTCCCTATCGCCGCCTACGAGATCGTGACGGGCAATCATTTCGCGTTCTCACTGGATAACCGAGAGATCGGCGGCAACCTAGGTCAGTTTCCCTTTGCGTCGATCTTCTTCGGCAACTACAACGATTACAGCACTTGGCTTTGCCTTGCCTTCCCGATCACGCTGGCGGCCTTTATCAATGCCCGAACGACTCCGGCGCGGCTGTTCGCCATCTCGGTGAGCGTCAGCATCGTTGGCATCATCTTTGTCAACACGAGCCGGGCAGCGCTGGCGTATATTGCAGTCATCGGCATCATGTACATGGCAGTCTCGAAGAAGCTCAGGACATACGTTGCCGGCGTTGTTGCCCTTCTCATTCCGTATATCATCATTCGATACCAAGAGCAGGTTTTCAGGATCTACGATTTCGCCGTGCTGCGCTTCGAAATGGTGGGATCGGCTGACGAATCGTATATTCAACGGTCAGGACTGGTTGACGCCGGATACAATGCGTTGCGTGATAGCTTTGGGTTCGGTATCGGCGTCGGTGGTTTCGATGAGTACATCATCGACTATTATCCCTATCTCATCCCGAACCCGCACAACATCCTGCTGGAAATCAGTGTTAATTTTGGTGTCATCGCGCTGATCGGCTTCGTAGCGTTCTTTGTGCACCTTGCCTTGGTGGGATGGAAGCGTCGGAGCCTTCCGGTGCAGTATAGGCTGGTGCTCGTCAGTGGGGCGGCGTCGCTCCCCGTGATCGGTATTATCTCAAGTCAGGCGATCGGCTACATCTATTGGTGGATATGGTTCGCTACCCTGACCGCGATGGCTGCCGTGCGCACTGATCCGTCGATGGACCCGCCGCTGCATGCGGTCCGTAGACTAGATATTTAA
- a CDS encoding glycosyltransferase family 4 protein has protein sequence MSVVVIDPATGGVAGLYLDAYAKAASTREVTMVGAYASLSNAPMERYFYKRTDLASGGRQRFGKLRMPLRYMELIQGLIRSLLLIIRTRPKAVFYALSSNLMPELLFVLTLRLFRIPIHVICHDVVPFVGARENRALKDAQRRQFYRFANRLICHNRRSLVELRDRYGIAADKLDYLPFPLMDIRPLAQQRTTQTERSRLSVTRVRFLFIGHMRPEKGVNLLIHAWRKAASRLQGSELVIAGQVPAGERIVSNDGIPRLTILDDYIDEQRYVHLIDEADVVVLPYLAGTNSGVLSNVVSLGKLVIVSDIAMFPESGLIDDTSTFAAGEVDALVDRLVEYGSMSAAQRRSKAEAVERIRDHRMELFSFAFDAILHRITPAG, from the coding sequence TTGTCGGTAGTTGTGATCGATCCCGCTACCGGCGGCGTGGCGGGACTGTACCTCGACGCCTATGCCAAGGCGGCCTCCACTCGGGAAGTGACGATGGTCGGTGCCTATGCCTCGCTGTCCAATGCGCCGATGGAGCGATATTTTTACAAGCGGACGGATCTCGCCAGCGGCGGACGGCAGCGTTTCGGCAAGTTGCGGATGCCCTTGCGTTATATGGAGTTGATCCAAGGTTTAATTCGATCGCTGCTTCTCATCATCCGAACCCGACCCAAAGCGGTGTTCTACGCCCTAAGCAGCAACCTTATGCCGGAACTACTGTTCGTGCTGACACTGCGTCTGTTTCGGATACCAATCCATGTGATCTGTCACGACGTCGTGCCGTTCGTCGGCGCGCGTGAGAACCGGGCGCTCAAGGACGCGCAACGTAGGCAATTCTACCGATTTGCGAACCGCCTAATCTGCCACAATCGACGCTCGCTAGTGGAGTTACGGGACCGATACGGCATAGCGGCCGACAAGCTGGACTATTTGCCCTTCCCGCTTATGGACATCCGTCCCCTCGCGCAGCAGCGTACAACGCAGACAGAACGCAGCCGATTATCGGTCACGAGGGTTCGATTTCTGTTCATCGGCCACATGCGTCCCGAGAAGGGTGTTAACCTTCTGATCCACGCTTGGCGAAAGGCCGCGTCACGGTTGCAGGGCAGCGAACTGGTCATTGCAGGACAAGTACCAGCAGGCGAGAGAATTGTTTCCAATGACGGGATTCCCCGTTTAACCATCCTCGACGATTATATCGACGAGCAACGCTATGTTCACCTTATCGATGAGGCCGATGTCGTTGTATTGCCTTATCTTGCGGGAACCAACAGCGGCGTGTTGTCGAACGTAGTTTCACTCGGCAAACTCGTTATTGTCTCTGATATTGCCATGTTCCCGGAGTCTGGCCTGATCGACGACACGTCTACCTTCGCGGCCGGGGAAGTCGACGCCCTCGTCGATCGCTTGGTCGAATACGGTTCCATGTCCGCTGCACAGCGGAGAAGCAAGGCGGAGGCTGTTGAGCGTATCCGTGATCACCGCATGGAACTGTTCTCATTCGCATTTGATGCCATCCTGCATCGCATCACGCCTGCCGGATAG
- a CDS encoding glycosyltransferase family 4 protein codes for MSYQDNMLVAANRRDGHEVLIISDCMAFQSGRLTPTEPEDRVLDNGARLVRLPFDRTGPRWLTNKIKRTHRLLPLLEDFAPDVILYHGVIGWSLLTLRTYKIRHPQVRIYLDSHEDVHNSGTNWLSYTVQYRMLTRRLAHRVLPYVEKILYISLETKDFLLNVLDLPEWALEYYPLGGNIVPALERQRIRAEQRDALGIAADHVVFLHSGKMDRQKRTLEILAAFRSVESQRARLLIVGRLDETIKHELERAMAADGRVMFLGWMNNEGLTSVMCAADVYVQPGGQSSSLQHAICCGLAILVRPYTSHQAFLHGNGYFIETEVDMAQRMTEIVADPSHVDDMRAASYEVAYALLDYRKLAARLYH; via the coding sequence ATGAGTTACCAGGACAACATGCTGGTCGCGGCCAACCGGCGCGACGGGCACGAGGTTCTGATCATATCCGACTGTATGGCATTCCAGTCTGGACGTCTGACGCCGACTGAACCGGAAGATCGCGTGCTGGACAACGGTGCGCGTTTGGTACGCCTGCCCTTCGATCGCACCGGGCCTCGATGGCTAACCAACAAAATCAAGCGAACCCATCGCCTGTTGCCCTTGCTCGAAGATTTTGCGCCTGATGTGATTTTATACCATGGCGTGATTGGTTGGTCGTTGCTGACCCTCAGGACTTACAAGATCCGTCATCCGCAAGTCCGAATTTATCTGGATTCGCACGAAGATGTGCATAATTCGGGAACTAATTGGTTATCCTACACCGTTCAGTATCGTATGTTGACACGGCGCCTAGCTCACCGGGTCCTGCCTTATGTTGAGAAAATTCTGTATATCTCATTGGAGACAAAAGATTTTCTCCTGAATGTTCTTGACCTTCCCGAGTGGGCGCTCGAATATTATCCCCTCGGCGGCAACATTGTTCCCGCTCTGGAGCGGCAGCGTATTCGGGCTGAGCAGCGTGATGCGTTGGGAATAGCGGCAGACCATGTTGTTTTCCTTCACAGTGGGAAAATGGATCGTCAGAAACGCACGCTGGAGATCCTGGCGGCGTTCCGGTCGGTCGAAAGCCAGCGAGCGAGGTTGCTGATCGTTGGCCGCTTGGACGAGACGATCAAGCATGAGCTCGAGCGAGCAATGGCTGCTGACGGGCGCGTGATGTTCCTGGGCTGGATGAACAACGAAGGATTGACTTCGGTGATGTGCGCTGCCGACGTTTATGTTCAGCCCGGGGGGCAGTCCTCGTCGCTGCAGCATGCGATCTGTTGTGGACTCGCGATTCTCGTGCGACCGTATACCAGCCATCAGGCGTTTCTTCACGGTAACGGCTATTTCATCGAGACCGAAGTCGACATGGCGCAGAGGATGACCGAAATCGTTGCTGACCCTAGTCATGTGGATGACATGCGAGCTGCGTCCTACGAAGTGGCATACGCTCTGCTCGACTATCGCAAGCTTGCTGCTCGGCTCTATCACTGA
- the tnpB gene encoding IS66 family insertion sequence element accessory protein TnpB — protein MRKGFDGLAALVQQRLRQDPFGGAVYAFRAGAVIWSSCCGGRSSQGSGDAQHRWKAAQGGQGLVLHAKRRECQEFRVRAGIKGKKETRYVPTQRACDTERVTGSVAGRR, from the coding sequence ATGCGCAAGGGGTTCGACGGGCTGGCCGCGCTGGTACAGCAGCGGCTGCGCCAGGATCCGTTTGGCGGTGCGGTGTACGCCTTCCGGGCAGGCGCGGTGATCTGGTCAAGCTGTTGTGGTGGGCGGAGCAGCCAAGGCTCCGGCGATGCGCAGCATCGCTGGAAGGCTGCGCAGGGTGGCCAGGGTCTCGTGCTCCATGCCAAGCGCCGGGAGTGTCAGGAATTTCGTGTGCGGGCGGGCATAAAGGGGAAGAAGGAGACCCGATATGTCCCGACGCAAAGAGCCTGCGATACCGAACGAGTTACTGGATCAGTTGCTGGCCGGCGGTGA
- the tnpA gene encoding IS66-like element accessory protein TnpA, with product MATRIIEMVGAEPRRRFSDDDKARIVSEAMMPGASVLDVARRHRVCTSLVYRWRRTLLRDGVASEVLPLPGAAFVPVEVAGAPMVPQPEPLGPGMVEVVGPTGQRIRLAPPIDARVLKAVLAGFA from the coding sequence ATGGCGACGCGAATTATCGAGATGGTTGGGGCAGAGCCGCGGCGACGGTTCAGCGACGATGACAAGGCGCGGATCGTGTCGGAGGCGATGATGCCGGGAGCGAGCGTGCTGGACGTGGCGCGGCGTCACCGGGTGTGTACGTCGCTGGTGTACCGCTGGCGACGCACGCTGCTGCGCGACGGGGTCGCAAGCGAAGTGTTGCCCTTGCCGGGCGCGGCGTTCGTGCCCGTCGAGGTGGCGGGCGCGCCCATGGTGCCGCAGCCGGAGCCGCTCGGACCGGGTATGGTGGAAGTGGTCGGTCCGACCGGGCAGCGCATCCGCCTGGCACCTCCCATCGACGCGCGGGTGCTGAAGGCCGTGCTGGCCGGGTTCGCTTGA